A genomic stretch from Pyxidicoccus xibeiensis includes:
- a CDS encoding phage tail protein, whose translation MPPAVRPDPYAVYNFEIIINGISDDGKSSKGAFSEVTGLDMEIAPIDYRTGAEDIVVRKLPGLKKFPNLVLKRGIIGDLALWNWILQGANGQTVRTSGSIILLDENHQEAMRWNFNRAWPTKFTGPQLGAVKNEVALETLEIAHEGLYIDAD comes from the coding sequence ATGCCGCCCGCCGTACGCCCAGACCCCTATGCCGTCTACAACTTCGAGATCATCATCAACGGCATCTCCGACGACGGGAAGTCGTCCAAGGGAGCGTTCTCCGAGGTCACCGGCCTCGACATGGAGATTGCCCCCATCGACTACCGCACCGGCGCCGAGGACATCGTCGTCCGCAAGCTGCCGGGGCTGAAGAAGTTCCCGAACCTGGTGCTCAAGCGCGGCATCATCGGTGACCTGGCGCTGTGGAACTGGATCCTCCAGGGCGCCAACGGTCAGACGGTCCGCACCTCGGGCTCCATCATCCTCCTGGACGAGAACCACCAGGAGGCCATGCGGTGGAACTTCAACCGGGCGTGGCCCACCAAGTTCACCGGCCCGCAGCTGGGCGCCGTGAAGAACGAGGTGGCCCTGGAGACGCTCGAGATCGCGCACGAGGGCCTGTACATCGATGCGGACTGA